The Candidatus Omnitrophota bacterium genome contains the following window.
GCAGGCATCAAAGTAACGTTCTTTGGGCTTAACATACTTCCAGTTATCCGGCGCATATTTCCTGGCGCCATGCATAAGGACCTGCACCACATCGCGCAGGACCTCAAAGGGCAAAAGGCACCATTGTAGCTTCTTAGTATCATGCTTAATCCCCTTTTTAAATAGGGACCGTCGGTTTTGCCGCATACCAGGCCTCTAGATGTTCTAAATTATATACGATAGGTATTCCCTGCCTAAATGCTTCTTCATGCTCAATGTTTGCGCCTTCGGATTTCTGCCAATTCTCAAGCATAAAAACTATATCTACCCTGCGTAAAATCTCTATGTCTCCCATAATATAATCTTTTTCCGGAAGGGTGCAGTCTTTTTCAAAATGGAAAGTATTGAGGTGGGGACAAATTACGGTATACCCCGCCTTCCATATTTCAATGGACATCTGGCGGGCCTTACAGATATTCTCTTCTATGTCTCCTCGGTATGGCCCAGAAATATATACTATAACCCTGCGCTTATTCATCTATAGATCTCCACTGGTACCTTCTTTATTTCTTTCGGGTC
Protein-coding sequences here:
- a CDS encoding DUF5664 domain-containing protein; protein product: MRQNRRSLFKKGIKHDTKKLQWCLLPFEVLRDVVQVLMHGARKYAPDNWKYVKPKERYFDACMRHLDAWQAGERKDPETGLNPLAHAICCLIFLLWHDKNTKGRKLTKMLS
- a CDS encoding DUF4406 domain-containing protein, which gives rise to MNKRRVIVYISGPYRGDIEENICKARQMSIEIWKAGYTVICPHLNTFHFEKDCTLPEKDYIMGDIEILRRVDIVFMLENWQKSEGANIEHEEAFRQGIPIVYNLEHLEAWYAAKPTVPI